The DNA region tatttctttaaaatataattttttatcttttattattattattattattattattattattattattattattattattattattattattattatatagatcATCATTAAGATAATAActtgtcactaataaaattttaggataatgcataaaaaaatagaattatatcaatataattaaaatagttaaaaatatttttgattgataattaggttaataatgcattaattattaattttatataattataatagagatatttttttaaattagtataattataaattattcattaaatgctaagtataatattgttatataattataattaagataattttatgaaataaagttaaaagagattagtataattataataaagagattatcttaaattagtataattatgtatcattcattacatactaattataatataattatatcaattaaagataatttttaaaaataaacttaaaagagAGAAATAGTGCAATCATTTTGGAAGGAAAAATAGGTTCACGAGAAAGTGACACCTCATTTTCATTAATTTGggaaaaacccagttttagtatattaaatagaagtagattggtataaattataataaattatataacatttaaaaagaaaataaaatgaataagaagaaaataaaaataaatagtctacaataaaataaattgaatgcgAGAGTTTTTTTTGTACATTTCATATcacatccgtttcaataataataataataaataaaaatacgtcaacttgatatctaagaaaaaatgatgaaataaaatcataatacagttctaaagtaaaagcttaaattagaacataatatcattacacaacacatattgaaagtaatttcacactacaatataccacaaacaggtaaatgacttaaatttaaatacgaaacattttttatttatgcatacatgataacaccatgatCTATAAATACTTCATAGATAACATATCTTATATAGCACCGAATGAGCACGAAAGTTGGAGAGTGTGGTAGTTTGTGTCCACGATAATTGTCTTCTTGTAAtgacgcctcataggaagaaaaagaattgttgtaaaagctatcaaatgaaagagtaattggtaaacgaatgatattttcttctagcatacatggtcttttatagtggtaaaatataaatggaaggaattaaattttatatttttatattaggaatagaatttgatatttatcctaataaaattattattatcctcaatataaatgggttaacaatttgccactaataaaattattggataatgaataagaattagaaggatacgaatataattaaaatatttaaaattaattttgattgataattagtttaatgatgcattaaatattgattttatataattataagaaagatattttcctaaattaatataattatgcattatttattaaaataattaaaaatatttctgattaataattgataagtagtttaataatgcattaaatattgattttatataattaaaataaagatattttcctaaattaatataattatgcattattcattaaatgcattcatttcGGAGGGAAAATGAGTTCACGAGAAagtgacacctcacttttattagttagggaaaaacccagttttagtatattaagtagattatcatataaaattatataataatattatatctttttttgTAACCCGTAGATAGAGTCAGGTATCTACGGATTAAGAGCAGATAGAGTTAGGGTTGAGATATTTTCAATCCACAAATAAAGTAGAgttgaatttatataaaaatatcaactCGCGAGTAAAGTTAAGATTGacctccaaaccctaccctatccTACCCATTATCACCCCTAATTAGTGAGTGTTACACTAGAAGTTCTTTGATGCCTTTGAATTTTATTAAGTGAAACGATGCTTTTAAAAGTAATGTTGGGTTCAAGTTATATACATTCACATTTCTAAAGGAACGTTTATAAAATGCTATGATGTTATGGAAAAAAGAGAATCCTACATCATCTACTGTCATTCGTTCCCCCATGCAAACACTAAAAGACGAAAACCCCCCTCATTTTCATGACATGATCACATGAAACATCACTACCTGTCACGATTCTCCTCAGAGAAAATTAAACTAGCCTTAATCAGTTGAACCTGCTTTTGCTTTTCTTAATGCCAAAGGAGTCTTCTGAATTTAGAATTATATACTAAATATGATAATCGTTTAGAGGACGTTAACCCCAAGGAACCATTGGCACTATTATATAAACATAGCACATCATTGCTTCACCCAATTACACAAATACACTTACACAAGTACCTCAATTTCAATATGGCTACCCTTATTGTTTTCACCCAACCATCTCCTGTTGAAGATGCTGAGGCTCTACATAAGGCTTTCAAAGgtatcatatatataataattttttacatttttaatttattttattataattaaaatttatgtcTATATAATTTATGTGCTGTACCCTGtgattaattgattagttattattattaggagTCACTTAAATAAAGACActaaaaacgtctttttttaaagatgttttttaaaaattaaaatttaacacatataatcaattaaattatattatttttattaaaattagaccggacaaatcagtttaaaaaaaataatgaatcaaattttgaatcgatataaattaatattttttataaaaaattattacaatatccttattataaaacacaattaaaatatccctattatatacatattaattttgaaaactttaaattctaaccctataacgagaaaaaaaaatggctaaactttaaaatttttaaaattaatatatataataagagtattttagtcattttatataataggaatattgtagtcattttttataaaaaatcatattaatttagaccgattcaaaatttaattacctatttttcggttaaattaatttgtctgacttaattttgacaaaaataacacaatttaaatgattatatatgttaaattttaattattaaaaaatatctttaaaaagaattattttatgatttttatggAGCAtccccttattattattattattattattattattattattattattatgcggTTCACATTGTTTGATACACTAAATACAAAAATGCATTGGGTGAAGTAGCAGTACTGCTTCTGCTGCACAGATTAAAATGACATAAAGTTCACTCATGAATACTCATACTCTTGTCTGTTTATTGaagttcaaaaatcaattttagcTTTTAAAATTTCTACTCAaatattaagattattattaacactagatattttatatataaattaatttataaatccAACTCATGTCAAGTTTTTTAGTTGTGTTATACTTATGTTGTATTTGGATATTGTTTCTAAGACAAAAATAtctagataaaaatataaaaattaatatatatatatatatatattttttttgaaatattacttGAAAGACAGAAAAACATGCACTGTCTTCAAGTGAAATACAACTCACATGCTTATCGATGATTTCCAAGACCTTGGTTAGTTGGTATTGATGCTGATTCAATATTCAGGACAATTGGACAAAAACAAACTTAGAATTCACTAGAAAGTAGATAGATACCATTAACATCATTACAATTATTAAGAACTCGTATATAgctatatatatttttcaattttctatTGATATTAGGTCCAAATATATGCAATGTAATATTATTCAACTTTAGTCCTTTGTGTTTGGGGTTATATTTATTAGCAATATAGATTTTTAGTATCATTTTGATAATTTacctaatttaaaatcaaaattgattAGAAATATATTTATCAAGATACCCTTATTTAATAATCAATTTAGCTAAATATTCGCACGAAAATATCTTTATATGAATAACACTTAAGATTTAGACACGTACTGTATTAAACagtttagtcaaatatattaaatcatTTAACAGCTATTAACTAACATTTTCACCACCAATTTATagttttaatgttttattttgggtaaagtatactttttgttccTGAAGTTTGTTAAACGTTTCAAAAATgctcataaattttattttgttttaattttgtcccaaaatttttttatttgcgtCAAATATATCCCTAACggataattttttcaaaaaatttaagatcaattcaaTATCCACaacataagaacaaccctcaacacaagcaaatcaaacataatttttatgcattattgttagattggtcttaaattttttgaaaatgtagTCGTtgaggatatatttgatgcaaatcgaaaatttttgggacaaaattgaaacaaaataaaacttagggatatttttaaaacttttgccaaacttcaaggataaaaaatatactttatccttttattttttttactgtgTTGAGGTTAATACTGTacagagagaaaaaagaaaaagaaaaagaaaactcatAACAAATATTACATTGAATGGTATTAAAAATTAGAGGCAGAATGAtattagattatatatatatatatatagaagagcTTTGAAgttaaactcatcatcataaaTTCAGAAGCAGCAACAAAATATTAAACTATGGCAACTCTTATTGCTCCCAGCAACCATTCCTCAGCTGAAGATGCTGAAGCTCTCCAAAAAGCATTCAAAGGTGTAAATAAATAGgatcatcataatcatcatctaGAAGCTctggtgatttttttttttaatctaaatttgATGATAGTTTTTGAATTGTGCAGGATGGGGAGCTGATGATAAGACAATTATAGCAATTCTTGGACACAGAAATGTTCATCAGAGGCAGCAAATCAGAAAAGCTTATGAAGAGCTTCACCAAGAGGATCTCATTAAGCGACTCGAATCCGAGATCTCTGGTGACTTTGaggtataatatttttttttggttaggATTGAAGTTTTCATGAGTAATATACTTTGTGTAATAATCTAACAAATAAATGTTAGTTTGTTAGACAAAGTGCCACTAATAATGTTAGTTTTTGACAGAAATATTTTCGCCACAATAAAAAGAcgtttaaagtttaaaaattaaaattagagatataatagtttatattaaGGTATTACATTTTTTATGACcaaaagttctaaaaaaaaagtCTATGCAAATTTCACCTAAACGTAAAAGAAATTGtaaaaactctaaaccctaaaccttgaaTCATAAACTTAAAAGAAATTATTGCGTAAAGAAAACATAGTAAACATATAACTATTTACGTGTCTCTTTTTAAACGGATGCACGTCAGATATAAAATAGTGTTGATGTGATTTTGTATACTTAACATGGATGTGATTTGATTTGAACCTAACTCAACTCAGAGAGCTATGTATCGTTGGATGTTGGAACCTGCTGATCGAGATGCTGTTCTAGCGAATGTAGCAATCAGAAATGGGAAGAAAGATTTGCATGTAATTGCGGAAATCGCTTGTGTTTTATCGGCTGAAGAGCTTTTGGCAGTGAGGCGTGCCTATCGCCACCGCTACAAGCGTTCCTTGGAAGAAGATGTGGCTGCTAACACCACTGGCCACCTTCGCCAGGCAAGTCGTTTTCTATAAATGTTTAAAATGCTGGCAAATCTAttcataaaaaaagattttttttttgtgattgaaattaactaaataaaaaaaaacaaaataaacaatacAAGGAATTGTTTAAAAAagggataaaaaaataaaaaaaagtttaattattctattggttcttataattttgcgaaatttttaattaaatttttataattttttttattttaattgagtttttgtaccaattttttttaattgggtctctataattttttttatttgggtctttgtaccaattttttttagttgggtctttGTACAATTAAACCAATTACTATCAAGAtagatctaattgaaaaaaaaaattcgtgtagagaccaaattaaaaaaatatataaagatttaattgaaaattttgcaaaactatagagactaacagaataattaaacttaaaaaaattaaccattatTGAAATACTTTTACCACAATGCCACCATCTTTCATAAATAATACGAAGTTAgttttgtttatttatgaataaatttgccggtgttataaatttttataaataaaaataatagttttatttaatgaaaaaataacGTTTTGGTTAACTGTTAATTTATTTagtcaattattaattttttataaaattattaatttaattatgtaaatgatgttgaatttgagcagCTTTTGGTTGGATTAGTAAGCTCATATAGGTATGAGGGTGATGAGATAAATGCAAGACTTGCACAGAGTGAAGCCAATATTCTCCATGAAACtgtgaaagaaaagaaaggaaactaTGAAGAAGCCATTAGGATTCTTACTACAAGAAGCAAAACTCAACTTGTTGCTACTTTCAACCGCTACAGAGATGAGCATGCCATTTCCATCagcaaggtttttttttttttcattttctaaagttttaataatatatatattatttggtaGAGTGTACGGTGGctgttattaaaattatattttataatttgaaaaataaaagtagtactacaaaaatattaaaaaaaaatacaatttaattttaataatacttatTGCTAAAATTGTATAGCTACCATAACATGGGCTGTATTATTCTTTACTAATATTGATGTCTTTATATTatcacaaaaataagaaaaaaacaaaaaataaatttctgagtttttatttcgaaaacaaataaattttcgactaattgaaaatacaaaatcGTTTTTTACTTTATAAAACGCGAGATATTTAAGTCTCTTCGAAAGAAAGAcctatttatctttatatattttagtCTGAAGATTTAAATGTctcgtattttaaaaaataaataatatttttgtttaattaatcaaGAATTTATGTGTCTTCAAATTATAAAGTCTCTAATTTCTCTGAAAATAATTATGTTTCTTTTTACACTTAGATCCTTTAATTTCTGTGTGATATCTACAGAAATTGCTAGACAATCAAGCTTCTGATGATTTCTACAAGGCATTGCACACTGCAATTCGTTGCATCAATGACCATAAAAAGTACTATGAAAAGGTCAGCTTCAAAAATTTCTAAATGCATCcataacattaatttcatggctATTAGAACTAATGAGTTCTTGTTTGATTTGTTGTATACAGGTTCTGCGCAACGCGATAAAAAAGGTTGGGACCGACGAGGATGCGCTGAGCCGAGTCGTGGTGACAAGGGCTGAGAAGGATCTTAGGGACATCAAAGAACTGTATTACAAGAGAAACAGTGTTCATCTTGAGGATGCTGTTGCCAAAGAAACTTCAGGGGACTACAAGAAGTTCCTCCTCACATTGTTGGGAAAACAAGactgaaaatattaaaatttctaattaattaattaagggtTTGTATGTGTTTGGTTTTTAGTTCCTGTTGATTTGGTTTCAGTTGTTTTTGGTTCTCTAGCATGCATGAGTCTGTTTTTAACAGAGTATTTGTCTCTTTTGTTGTCCTTTGTTTGTTGTAGTTGTGAACTTAAGTTAATAAAATTCTATGTTTAGTAGTTTATGGAATGTCATTATTGCTCTTTATCACTCGGGTAATTATGTTTGTATCCAACTATTTCATGTGTATACAAAAAATCAGTCACCAATACGGATTCGAATCCGACCACTATGACCCAATAATGACTCCCTATAAAACCTGAATCATCTCTTTTAGAAGAAATATTATCATGGagccaataatatatataatattaaaaaattatacaaaaaactatataatgtaaaatgtattaaaaaaacatactgatagaaaatatattttaaagtacaaaaaatatgtatgtacTTTTTTATTAACGAAATGGTTGATTCTTCGTAtaataaaattcatcgataatagaatctgtgtcaaattttttagcaattttcttttcaatataattaaaagacaaatagcaagaaattcatctttcattttgtttgagttattcttcacaatattcatagctgaaaaagatcTCTCAGTTTTAGTAGTTGAAatagagaattaataccaaatgaattaAGAAGAACGctcacaaaaagaaaaaaattcactttatgggatttgaagaattttatttaattaaaaaatattaataataatatcttttcaattttttaaatattttaccttttagatattaaaaataattaatatttggttagactaaacttttatttatattagactaaatactaaataaatttttaaaaaaattaaatcatacttaataacttattactattaatctttttttaaaaaagttgggAGCCCCGAGGCCTCCACTCGCTCCCCATATGTCCGTCCCTGGCTTTTAGACTTAAAAGTTTGGCGCCTACTAATTATCACATCACTAACCAATATTCGAATTCAAATATTGATTATATCCCAATCGATTaggagataagataagatgaccAAACTTATATAAAGAGGAGCTACATCAGGTACGTTACATACACCTCTAAAATTCTACTTCTAACATCTATTCTGACTTAAACATCAGAGTATCTTTACAAGTCGTTTTCACCGTTTATTCAGTTAGAccaaaaattataaaaccaaccCGAAAAATTGCGAATTCAAATATTTCagataacacaaaaaaaatttgtacCTTGTTATTATAATCACCTAAACTTTACTACTATGGACAATCATGTTATTACAAAATCTAGCATATCTTGTTTGACCAGCCACAATGAACTTTCCTTGTAGGATAGAAGCCTGCTGTTATATATAAATCTATGAATAATATATTTCCTAAAGTAATTAGTGCATTAGGTAGATTTATAGATTTCATCGAATGAATGACATTAATTATTCTAAGCTAATAGCAAacgcatagtaataggttatcaACTTTTTGTATTTTGTCTATGTCTAATTAATATTATCACATATAAAAAGCAAGAAGCATGGTGTATAAGACACTATTAATAAGAAATTAAAGACATTAAACCATGGCTACACTCATTGCTCCTACAAACCACTCCCCTCTTGAAGATGCAGAAGCTATCCGAAAGGCCGTCAAAGGTACATGATTTGACCTTCGACTCagtttagaatttagagtttagaatttataatttattcgATAAGATTTATTgacaaattgtaatttttttctctttttctaaaaaagatttaataaaaaatagaatataacgaaaaaatagaaataattcgATGCATAAATATCTTGAGTTAACGtagaatatgaaaaaaaaaactataccaAAATGTGtattatacaaaaaattatattttatacatgAGAAATTGTCCAATAATCATTTTGTACGTACGGATAAAAGGGATAAAATCTTATAATTGAGAATCTTAATTCATTcttttaaattgtattatttgttaTCATTAATTCACACATAAGATTTTAAGTGTTTTTTtcacataaataaataataagaagaaaaaaaagttctTAGAAACATGGATTCATAGATGAAGGCATGTTAGTTAATTATGTATATTGACAGGATGGGGAACGGATGAAAAAGTGATTATAACAATACTTGGTCACAGAGATGCAATTCAAAGGCAAAAAATCAGAGAAGCATATTATGAACTCTTTCAAGAAGATCTCATCAAACGCCTTGAATCAGAGCTCTCCGGTGACTTTGAGGTATATACAAATTCTACTATTTAAGCTCATTTCATTTCACATAAAGAAGAAATTAAAGCCTCTTTAGTTattaaaatgttttttattttatgatttttagagataaatataataaaaattaatacataaatcAATCATCAATAAATATTTTGTTGATCGAATTCCAAAGATTTGTTTAAACAGTTTTctgtttttagaatttataaaaaagaatataCAATAGAGAtgcgaaaacaaaataaattttattatttttttactttttaagtaattttaaaggaaaaataaaaaagcaaaataATAGTCTTTAAATTAG from Arachis hypogaea cultivar Tifrunner chromosome 10, arahy.Tifrunner.gnm2.J5K5, whole genome shotgun sequence includes:
- the LOC112717002 gene encoding annexin-like protein RJ4, which encodes MATLIAPSNHSSAEDAEALQKAFKGWGADDKTIIAILGHRNVHQRQQIRKAYEELHQEDLIKRLESEISGDFERAMYRWMLEPADRDAVLANVAIRNGKKDLHVIAEIACVLSAEELLAVRRAYRHRYKRSLEEDVAANTTGHLRQLLVGLVSSYRYEGDEINARLAQSEANILHETVKEKKGNYEEAIRILTTRSKTQLVATFNRYRDEHAISISKKLLDNQASDDFYKALHTAIRCINDHKKYYEKVLRNAIKKVGTDEDALSRVVVTRAEKDLRDIKELYYKRNSVHLEDAVAKETSGDYKKFLLTLLGKQD